A genomic region of Rhipicephalus sanguineus isolate Rsan-2018 chromosome 1, BIME_Rsan_1.4, whole genome shotgun sequence contains the following coding sequences:
- the LOC119377787 gene encoding acyl-coenzyme A diphosphatase FITM2 → MAGNQKRSRVSGAMKWDAAAAKQTATGRKPLGEPMSVPQVLVMVGLHLCRRVVVVEPRVKVPLYLGVLLIGSVMCDFFPIPRTYLSRKDNVFNIYFVKVAWGWTLTTVGLFVAVSSWVYCCGDRALVKRHLSRLAVGTAAWFFTTYFFVAFEAYTSRCVVDKHGTREACLRAGQRWFGFDISGHAFLLIFCNLMIAEEARCFCGWERIGDLLRNEKYDDDSPLKELRAEQLRLLHDAYPRLTPFVRLLFVALTYLSLLWDLMLVCTVLYFHSMAQKILGGLIAIVEWFVLYRIWYTMTWSPGLPGQGLFKYRDVQRKKSQGSRN, encoded by the coding sequence ATGGCAGGCAATCAAAAGCGGAGCCGAGTATCGGGCGCTATGAAATGGGATGCTGCTGCTGCGAAACAAACAGCAACAGGCCGGAAACCTCTCGGAGAACCCATGTCAGTACCACAGGTTCTTGTAATGGTAGGACTGCACCTGTGTCGTCGTGTGGTGGTGGTTGAACCGCGTGTAAAAGTGCCCCTGTACCTCGGTGTTTTGCTGATCGGCTCCGTGATGTGCGACTTCTTCCCCATTCCGCGTACTTACCTGTCGCGCAAGGACAACGTGTTTAATATCTATTTCGTCAAGGTCGCCTGGGGCTGGACACTCACAACGGTTGGACTCTTTGTAGCCGTCTCGAGTTGGGTGTACTGTTGCGGTGACCGCGCGCTTGTAAAGCGCCATTTGAGTCGCCTTGCCGTCGGCACTGCTGCATGGTTCTTCACGACTTATTTTTTTGTAGCTTTCGAAGCGTACACGAGTCGCTGTGTCGTTGACAAACACGGAACGCGGGAAGCGTGCTTGAGGGCTGGCCAACGTTGGTTTGGGTTTGACATTTCTGGCCACGCGTTCCTGCTCATTTTCTGCAATCTAATGATCGCCGAAGAAGCGCGGTGTTTCTGTGGCTGGGAAAGGATCGGAGACTTGCTTAGAAATGAAAAGTACGATGACGACAGCCCTCTAAAGGAGTTGAGAGCCGAACAGCTGCGCCTGCTGCACGACGCGTACCCACGGCTGACGCCGTTCGTGCGCCTGCTGTTCGTGGCTTTGACCTACCTGTCGCTTCTTTGGGATTTAATGCTCGTCTGTACAGTGCTGTATTTCCACAGCATGGCCCAGAAAATACTCGGTGGCCTGATCGCTATTGTTGAGTGGTTTGTGCTGTATCGCATCTGGTACACAATGACATGGTCTCCTGGCCTTCCCGGACAAGGACTTTTCAAGTATCGTGACGTCCAAAGGAAGAAATCTCAGGGTTCTCGGAACTGA